AATTAATATTACTAATAATAAAAATTCAAAAAAGAAAATGCAAACCAAAACAAAATCATCAAGCAATAAAAATTTACCGGAAAGAAGAGGCAGAAAGAAAAAAGAAGTTGTGAAGGAAAAAGAAAAAGATAATTTACAAAATCCCAATGCTGAAACATGCTCTTAGAAAAAAACCCTGCAAGATTTTCCAGGGAGACACGCTGACAATTCTCAAGAAATTCCCCGATGAAAGCATTGACTGCGTAATCACTTCTCCTCCCTACTGGCAGATGCGGGATTACAAGTGGCGCGGGCAATGGGGCTTGGAAAAAACTTACGGAGAATATTTGGAAAAACTCTGGACGCTCATGGATGAAATCAAACGGGTGCTGAAGAAAAGCGGCACCGTCTGGTTCAATCTCGGAGATTCCTACGGCACGCAGTCGGGAGCAAGCAGGGGAATCAAATACGAATATATTTCAAAGAGATTTCACAAAGAAAGCGGGAGCGTTTTGCTCAAAGGAAACGTTCCGCAGAAAAGTTTGCTCCTGCTCCCGCACCGCTTCGCCATCGGCTGCATGGAACGCGGCTGGCTGGTGCGCAACGACATCATCTGGGCTAAATACAACGGCATGCCGGAAAGCGTTAGAGACAGGTTCTCCAAGAAACATGAATATATTTTCCTCTTAGTCAAAAGCAAAAAATATTTCTTTGCTCTGGACAAAGTCCGGGAGAAACACAAACTCTGCTCGCTCGAGAGAATGAACCGCGCCTGGAACGGGCACAGGGAAAAGAGAAGTTCCTACGAGAACATGAAGATTGAAAACATGTGCCATCCCAAAGGAAAAAATCCGGGAGATGTTTCCGACTTCTGGAATATTCCCACCCAGTCGGGAAAAGAAAAGCACTATGCCAAATACAACACCAAACTAATTACCTATCCCATTCTTGCCGGCTGTAAGAAGGGAGGAATCGTGCTTGACCCTTTCTGCGGAGTGGCGACAACTGGAATTAAAGCATTGGAACTTAAAAGAAAATTCATCGGCATAGAAGGGAAGAAAGCGTATTGCCGGATTGCGGAGAAAAATCTGTTAACGAGGATTCCTCGTTAACTGCCCCCTTAAAATTCAGTTGTCAAGGATTTCTTGACAACTGCCTCTGAGGGTAAAAACTGCAAAACAAAAAAATTAACCCCAAAATAATTATGAATAAAAAACAAATTACAAATAAAAAATCAAAACTGTTTACTCTGGAAGCGGAGCTTCCGGTATCGCTCGAAGAACTGGCTATTTACATCATCCGGGAAAAGGAGCAAGTTTCCGACATCGTCAGAATCCTTGATAAGGAAACGGAAAGAGCGAATAAAGAAATACAGGATGTGATGGGAGAAGTAATCAAGGAAAAGAAATGGGATGTAAAGCTGAAGTCCGTCCGCTACGAGTATATGGATTCAGGCAATCTCACGCACGGAGTGGCTTATTTCAAAGTGCAGTTGCAGGGAAAGAAAGAAGTATTGGAAAGAATTTCCAAAGATGAACTGTTCTCCGAAGAAGGCAGTCCAAAAATTACCGCTGATGCAGATTAAAAATACTCATGCAGAAAATCACTTCTCAAACTTTTCATCCTTTCAGCGTCCGGCAGCTAATGTATCTCGATGCCGAAATACAGGAAGCGGGAAACTTTGACCTCTTGATGCGAAAAAAGGAAGCATTGCAATACAGGGACGGGTGCATGGTCATTGTTCCTTATGATAAGGAAGAATATAAAGCCAAATATATCACAGGCATTTATGAAACTCTCCGTATGTATTATCACGATCAAACTCCCTACACCTTCTGGATGCGGATGTATTTAATGCTCCGCAAGGCGCAGAGAATCCTCGTATGAAGCCGCCTCTAACCTACTATGGGGGTAAACAGCGGATGGTGCAGCATATTCTTCCCTTAATTCCGAAGCATAAACTCTACTGCGAACCTTTTTTTGGAGGAGGCGCTGTATTCTTCGCCAAAGAGCCGAGCGGGATAGAAGTCATCAATGACACCAACGGGGAACTCATCAACTTTTACAAGGTGGTGAAAACAAAATTCTCCAAGCTGAAAAAGGAAATCGTTTCCTCGCTTCA
This window of the Bacteroidota bacterium genome carries:
- a CDS encoding site-specific DNA-methyltransferase, with the protein product MLKHALRKKPCKIFQGDTLTILKKFPDESIDCVITSPPYWQMRDYKWRGQWGLEKTYGEYLEKLWTLMDEIKRVLKKSGTVWFNLGDSYGTQSGASRGIKYEYISKRFHKESGSVLLKGNVPQKSLLLLPHRFAIGCMERGWLVRNDIIWAKYNGMPESVRDRFSKKHEYIFLLVKSKKYFFALDKVREKHKLCSLERMNRAWNGHREKRSSYENMKIENMCHPKGKNPGDVSDFWNIPTQSGKEKHYAKYNTKLITYPILAGCKKGGIVLDPFCGVATTGIKALELKRKFIGIEGKKAYCRIAEKNLLTRIPR